In a single window of the Flavobacterium ammoniigenes genome:
- the meaB gene encoding methylmalonyl Co-A mutase-associated GTPase MeaB, with protein sequence MTSKKAPSSALQEKAGISQPESISSQSVEHIQHSRKIQPSAEALVQGILAGNITALSRAITLVESTNPMHLAKANTIINSCLPHANQSVRIGITGVPGVGKSTFIEAFGKHLTSLGKKVAVLAVDPSSTISHGSILGDKTRMEELVKDPNAFIRPSASGETLGGVARKTRETITLCEAAGFDTIIIETVGVGQSETAVHSMVDFFLLLKIAGAGDELQGIKRGIMEMADAIVINKADGDNIKKAQFAKVEFNRALHLFPAKKSGWIPTTATCSALTSEGIPEVWNTITEFLKVTQTNSYFFEKRKEQNQFWMLETINDQLKSNFFTNPEIHQLLESTKKAVQNDEISPFAAATILLEKYFK encoded by the coding sequence TTGACTTCTAAAAAAGCACCTTCTTCAGCATTACAAGAAAAAGCTGGTATTTCGCAACCCGAAAGTATCAGTAGTCAATCGGTGGAACACATTCAACATTCCCGAAAAATACAACCCTCTGCTGAAGCACTTGTTCAAGGAATTTTGGCTGGAAATATTACCGCTTTAAGTCGTGCAATTACTTTGGTCGAAAGTACCAATCCAATGCATTTGGCCAAAGCCAATACCATCATCAACAGTTGTTTGCCTCATGCTAATCAATCAGTTCGAATAGGAATTACCGGTGTTCCTGGAGTTGGAAAAAGCACCTTTATCGAAGCTTTTGGAAAGCACTTAACTAGTTTAGGAAAAAAAGTAGCCGTTTTGGCAGTGGACCCAAGTAGCACGATTAGTCACGGAAGTATTTTGGGAGACAAAACCCGAATGGAAGAACTGGTTAAAGATCCGAATGCTTTTATTCGTCCTTCAGCCTCTGGAGAAACACTAGGTGGCGTAGCTCGAAAAACTAGAGAAACTATTACACTTTGCGAAGCGGCGGGTTTTGATACCATCATTATTGAAACTGTTGGTGTTGGCCAAAGTGAAACTGCTGTTCATAGTATGGTTGACTTCTTCTTACTTTTGAAAATTGCAGGTGCTGGCGATGAACTGCAAGGGATTAAAAGAGGAATTATGGAAATGGCTGATGCGATTGTAATCAACAAAGCAGATGGAGACAATATCAAAAAGGCCCAATTTGCCAAAGTAGAATTCAACCGAGCTTTGCATTTATTCCCAGCTAAAAAATCAGGATGGATACCAACGACGGCTACTTGTAGCGCATTAACTTCAGAAGGCATTCCTGAAGTTTGGAATACTATTACCGAATTTTTAAAAGTAACACAAACCAATTCTTATTTCTTTGAAAAGCGCAAAGAGCAAAATCAATTTTGGATGTTGGAAACGATCAATGACCAATTAAAATCCAATTTTTTTACAAACCCTGAAATTCATCAACTCCTTGAATCAACAAAAAAAGCGGTGCAAAATGATGAAATTTCACCTTTTGCAGCCGCAACTATTTTGTTAGAAAAATATTTTAAATAA
- a CDS encoding prohibitin family protein, translated as MIVFIIFGVILLLLSFSLKNNPNPFSKFSNSLKIVGFLLIALGIFSSMFKQIDAGKVGVKSLYGNVEPDILESGLHIINPLLDVTDFDIQTQNYTMSAIHDEGNKEGDDAIRVLSNDGLEVVIDLTVLYRISPELAPKIFKQIGENYADKIVRPVTRTRIRDNAVYYDAVALYSTKRNEFQQRIFKTIEADFKSRGLVLEQLLIRNINLPTSVKTTIESKINAEQDAQKMTFILQKEKQEAERKRVEAQGIADYQRIISTGLSDKQLQYEQIKAQKELAASPNTKIIFMNGKGSAPVILSDK; from the coding sequence ATGATTGTATTTATTATCTTCGGAGTTATCCTATTATTGTTGAGTTTTTCTTTGAAAAACAATCCGAACCCTTTTTCCAAATTTTCAAATTCTTTAAAAATTGTAGGCTTTTTATTGATTGCATTGGGAATTTTTTCGTCGATGTTCAAACAAATAGATGCTGGTAAAGTTGGGGTAAAATCCTTGTACGGAAATGTAGAGCCGGATATTTTAGAAAGTGGTTTGCATATCATTAATCCGCTGTTGGATGTTACCGATTTTGATATACAAACTCAAAATTACACCATGTCAGCCATTCATGACGAAGGCAATAAAGAAGGAGATGATGCCATTCGAGTATTGTCGAATGACGGATTGGAAGTGGTAATTGATTTGACAGTTTTGTACCGAATTTCGCCTGAATTGGCACCCAAAATTTTTAAACAAATTGGAGAGAATTATGCTGACAAAATTGTTCGTCCGGTAACTAGAACTCGTATTCGCGACAACGCTGTTTATTATGATGCAGTCGCTTTGTATTCGACCAAACGAAATGAATTCCAACAACGTATTTTCAAAACCATTGAAGCCGATTTTAAAAGTAGAGGTTTAGTTTTAGAACAATTGTTGATTCGCAATATCAATTTGCCTACTTCGGTAAAGACAACGATTGAAAGTAAGATCAATGCCGAACAAGATGCGCAAAAAATGACGTTTATTTTGCAAAAAGAAAAGCAAGAAGCTGAGCGTAAAAGAGTAGAAGCGCAAGGTATTGCCGATTACCAAAGAATTATTTCAACGGGTTTGTCTGATAAACAATTGCAATACGAACAAATTAAAGCACAAAAAGAATTAGCGGCTTCGCCCAATACTAAAATCATTTTTATGAACGGTAAAGGCAGCGCTCCAGTGATTCTTTCAGACAAATAA
- a CDS encoding MATE family efflux transporter, whose amino-acid sequence MKLATYTKEFAYNIKLAYPVILGMLGHTLIGVVDNFMVGNLGSTELAAVSLGNSFIFIALSLGIGFSTAITPLISEADAEKDDKKIRTTFHHGLLLCTVLGVFLFIVTVLSKQIMYLMHQPKIVADMASPYIDWVAFSLIPVIMYQGYKQFADGLSETKYSMYAIFMANVVHIFFNYVLIYGVWIFPKMGVLGAALGTVISRIMMVVFLHLLLQHNKKFSTYFKNFSFREIKKSMLRKIINLGLPSAMQMLFEVTLFTAAIWLSGSLGKNSQAANQIALTLASSTFMVAMGLSVTAMIRVSHSKGKADFKEMIVVARSIFLLAIILETIFGIFFVLFHTYLPHLFLNMSDSAQLLDNQEIIGITAQLLLVAAVFQLSDGIQVVVLGALRGLQDVKIPMYITFVAYWLIGFPISFYLGKYTELKAVGIWIGLLAGLSAAALFLYIRFARISRRLVIQNGN is encoded by the coding sequence TTGAAATTAGCTACTTACACTAAAGAATTTGCCTATAATATTAAACTAGCTTATCCAGTTATTTTGGGTATGTTGGGTCATACTTTAATTGGAGTTGTAGATAATTTTATGGTGGGAAATTTAGGTTCTACTGAATTGGCGGCGGTTTCGTTAGGTAATAGTTTTATTTTCATAGCGTTGTCGTTAGGGATTGGTTTTTCTACTGCTATTACGCCTTTAATCTCTGAGGCAGATGCTGAGAAAGACGATAAAAAAATCCGAACTACTTTTCATCATGGCTTGTTGTTGTGTACGGTTTTGGGAGTGTTTTTATTCATAGTCACGGTATTGTCGAAGCAAATCATGTACTTGATGCACCAGCCTAAAATTGTGGCCGATATGGCATCGCCTTATATTGACTGGGTAGCTTTTTCATTGATTCCTGTGATCATGTACCAAGGTTACAAGCAATTTGCAGATGGTTTATCTGAAACCAAATATTCGATGTATGCTATTTTTATGGCCAATGTGGTGCATATTTTTTTCAATTACGTTTTGATTTATGGAGTGTGGATTTTTCCAAAGATGGGTGTTTTAGGCGCCGCTTTAGGAACGGTTATTTCTCGTATTATGATGGTGGTTTTTCTCCATTTATTGTTGCAACATAATAAGAAATTTAGTACCTATTTCAAAAACTTTAGTTTTAGAGAAATTAAGAAATCGATGTTGCGAAAAATTATTAATCTGGGTTTACCATCGGCCATGCAAATGTTATTTGAAGTAACTTTGTTTACAGCTGCGATTTGGCTTTCGGGTTCTTTGGGGAAAAATAGTCAGGCAGCCAATCAAATCGCTTTGACGCTAGCCTCTTCTACTTTTATGGTAGCCATGGGATTGAGTGTGACGGCTATGATTCGGGTGAGTCACAGTAAAGGAAAGGCTGACTTTAAAGAAATGATTGTCGTAGCCCGTTCGATTTTCTTATTGGCGATTATTTTGGAAACCATTTTCGGAATCTTTTTCGTGCTTTTCCATACTTATTTACCGCATTTGTTTCTCAATATGAGCGATTCAGCTCAATTGTTAGACAATCAAGAAATTATAGGAATTACGGCTCAGTTACTTTTGGTAGCGGCTGTTTTTCAATTGTCTGACGGAATTCAAGTGGTTGTTTTAGGTGCCTTAAGGGGCTTGCAGGACGTAAAAATTCCAATGTATATTACTTTTGTTGCGTATTGGTTGATTGGCTTTCCTATTTCTTTTTACTTAGGAAAATATACGGAGCTGAAAGCAGTTGGAATTTGGATTGGACTTTTGGCAGGATTGTCAGCGGCAGCTTTATTTTTGTATATTCGCTTTGCGAGAATCTCAAGACGTTTAGTTATCCAAAACGGAAATTAA
- the mtaB gene encoding tRNA (N(6)-L-threonylcarbamoyladenosine(37)-C(2))-methylthiotransferase MtaB: MSERKKVAFYTLGCKLNFSETSTIARNLQDEGFDRVDFEEVADMYVINTCSVTENADKQFKQVVRKAMKLNDKAFVAAVGCYAQLKPEELASVDGVDLVLGATEKFKLADYVNDLSKNDFGEVHSCEIAEADFYVGSYSIGDRTRAFLKVQDGCDYKCTYCTIPLARGISRSDALENVLENAKEISAQNIKEIVLTGVNIGDYGKGEFGNKKHEHTFLDLVQALDQVEGIERLRISSIEPNLLKNETIDFVSKSQTFVPHFHIPLQSGSNAILKLMKRRYLREVYTDRVNQIKEVMPHACIGVDVIVGFPGETEEHFLETYHFLNEMDISYLHVFTYSERDNTEAAEMEGVVPANVRAKRSKMLRGLSVKKRRAFYESQLGTERTVLFETENKEGYIHGFTENYVKVKAPWNPELANTLQKIQLTHIDEDGSVRVQFVAALA; this comes from the coding sequence ATGTCAGAAAGAAAAAAAGTAGCTTTTTATACGCTAGGTTGCAAACTGAACTTTTCGGAAACTTCGACTATTGCACGTAATTTACAAGACGAAGGTTTTGATCGTGTGGATTTTGAAGAAGTGGCAGATATGTATGTAATCAATACCTGTTCTGTGACGGAGAATGCCGACAAGCAGTTCAAACAAGTGGTACGAAAAGCAATGAAGTTGAATGACAAGGCTTTTGTGGCTGCGGTGGGTTGCTATGCGCAGTTGAAACCAGAAGAATTAGCGAGTGTAGATGGAGTGGATTTGGTTTTGGGTGCGACAGAGAAATTCAAATTAGCTGATTATGTCAACGATTTGTCTAAAAATGATTTTGGTGAAGTGCATTCTTGCGAAATTGCCGAAGCCGATTTTTATGTAGGCAGTTATTCTATAGGCGACCGAACTCGTGCTTTTTTAAAGGTTCAAGACGGTTGTGATTACAAATGTACCTATTGTACGATTCCATTGGCAAGAGGGATTTCCCGCAGTGATGCCTTGGAAAATGTCTTGGAAAATGCCAAAGAAATTTCGGCTCAAAACATTAAAGAAATTGTGTTGACTGGTGTGAATATTGGCGATTATGGCAAAGGCGAATTTGGGAATAAAAAACACGAACACACTTTTTTGGATTTGGTGCAAGCTTTGGATCAAGTGGAAGGCATTGAACGATTGCGTATTTCGTCTATTGAACCGAATTTGCTTAAAAATGAAACCATTGATTTTGTGTCCAAAAGCCAAACTTTTGTGCCACATTTTCATATTCCCTTGCAATCCGGCAGTAATGCGATTTTGAAGTTGATGAAACGTCGTTATTTGCGTGAAGTGTATACAGATAGAGTCAACCAAATTAAAGAAGTGATGCCACATGCTTGTATTGGGGTGGATGTTATTGTTGGTTTTCCTGGTGAAACTGAGGAGCATTTCTTAGAAACCTATCATTTCTTGAACGAAATGGATATTTCCTATTTGCACGTATTCACCTATTCAGAACGAGACAATACTGAAGCAGCGGAAATGGAAGGCGTTGTTCCAGCCAATGTGCGTGCCAAACGCAGTAAAATGCTCCGAGGCTTATCGGTTAAAAAGCGTCGCGCTTTTTACGAAAGTCAGTTGGGTACCGAAAGAACAGTTTTATTTGAAACAGAAAACAAAGAAGGTTATATTCACGGATTTACCGAAAATTATGTCAAAGTAAAAGCGCCTTGGAATCCTGAATTGGCCAATACCTTACAAAAAATCCAGTTGACCCATATTGACGAAGACGGCAGTGTTCGTGTTCAGTTTGTGGCAGCTTTAGCTTAA
- a CDS encoding Cof-type HAD-IIB family hydrolase, protein MQYKMLVLDMDDTLLTDDHTISEENKVMLAKAKDLGVYVVLASGRPTPAMTAYAKELQLDDSYMISYNGAVITDLSNDEIIFEQTLTQEQIHALYDYSLEHKTHIITYVNNQIVSETDSQYIDVEKNITGLAHNKVADFKAEVQSSAIKCILLEDPEYLKKVETHLKEAMPHLSVCMSKPFFLEVAQNGIDKAASIRFLADKLNIHQQEIIAVGNAGNDLTMVEYAGLGVWVDNVTPELRDRADVIVASNNDHGVAEVVRRFILN, encoded by the coding sequence ATGCAATATAAAATGCTGGTTTTGGATATGGACGACACCTTGTTGACTGATGACCACACCATTTCTGAAGAGAATAAAGTAATGTTGGCCAAAGCCAAAGATTTGGGAGTATACGTGGTTTTGGCTTCGGGTCGACCAACACCTGCCATGACGGCTTACGCCAAAGAATTGCAATTAGACGATTCTTACATGATTTCGTATAACGGAGCCGTGATTACGGATTTATCTAATGATGAAATTATTTTTGAACAAACGTTAACGCAAGAACAAATCCATGCCTTATACGATTATAGTTTGGAGCACAAAACGCATATTATCACTTATGTCAATAATCAAATTGTAAGTGAAACCGATTCTCAATATATTGATGTTGAAAAAAATATTACCGGTTTAGCTCATAATAAGGTGGCTGATTTTAAAGCAGAAGTCCAATCTTCAGCTATTAAATGTATTCTACTAGAAGATCCTGAATATCTTAAAAAAGTGGAAACCCATTTAAAAGAAGCTATGCCTCATTTGAGTGTGTGTATGTCCAAACCTTTCTTTTTGGAAGTAGCACAAAACGGAATAGACAAGGCAGCAAGTATCCGATTCTTGGCCGATAAATTGAATATTCACCAACAAGAAATTATTGCGGTGGGTAATGCAGGCAATGATTTAACCATGGTAGAATATGCTGGTTTGGGCGTTTGGGTGGATAATGTAACTCCTGAATTGCGTGACCGCGCCGATGTGATTGTCGCTTCAAATAACGACCATGGTGTAGCTGAGGTAGTAAGACGGTTTATACTGAATTAA
- a CDS encoding putative signal transducing protein, with protein sequence MGLMKVFSGSEVLAIGLQEKLEEAGVTTMKKDNIQSARLGGFGNADLAVELFIQETDFAKANPVIEEFRMSI encoded by the coding sequence ATGGGATTAATGAAAGTGTTTTCTGGAAGTGAAGTCTTAGCGATAGGCTTACAAGAAAAATTAGAAGAAGCAGGAGTGACTACAATGAAAAAAGATAATATCCAATCGGCACGATTGGGCGGTTTTGGAAATGCTGATTTAGCGGTGGAATTGTTTATTCAAGAAACTGATTTTGCTAAAGCCAATCCGGTGATTGAAGAATTCAGAATGAGTATTTAA
- a CDS encoding DEAD/DEAH box helicase, with product MKLKKINEALQNALVESGLTEANTLQQETFSTIKSGADCLIVAPKGSGKTTTIVLNVIQQLAGKQEESPRALIIVEDKAKVLEMEALFEEYGKYDPLEVYGVHDKGDTDYDKNYISTGIDVLIGTPNKLNDMFSTAGYNVNRLKLFILDDADPILKLRHETKIMRISNSIAKTQRIIFTEQYTERVAILADKMLLEPFEFDFEEDEESEEEEE from the coding sequence ATGAAATTAAAAAAAATAAACGAAGCCCTTCAAAATGCTTTAGTCGAAAGTGGTTTAACGGAAGCCAATACATTGCAACAAGAAACTTTTTCTACCATTAAAAGTGGTGCTGATTGTTTGATTGTAGCGCCAAAGGGGAGTGGTAAAACAACAACGATTGTGTTGAATGTGATTCAGCAACTAGCCGGAAAACAAGAAGAATCGCCACGCGCCTTGATTATCGTTGAAGACAAAGCAAAGGTGTTGGAAATGGAAGCTTTGTTTGAAGAATATGGTAAATATGATCCGCTAGAAGTGTATGGTGTTCACGACAAAGGCGACACGGATTATGACAAAAATTATATTTCTACTGGAATTGACGTTTTGATTGGTACACCTAACAAATTGAATGATATGTTTTCTACTGCTGGCTACAATGTCAACCGTTTGAAACTATTTATCTTGGATGACGCTGATCCTATTTTGAAATTGCGTCACGAAACTAAAATCATGCGTATTTCGAATAGTATAGCCAAAACCCAACGCATCATTTTTACAGAACAATATACAGAACGTGTAGCTATTTTGGCAGATAAAATGTTGTTAGAGCCGTTTGAATTTGATTTTGAAGAAGACGAAGAAAGCGAAGAAGAGGAAGAATAA
- a CDS encoding sigma-54-dependent transcriptional regulator has product MSTILIIEDEAAIRRVLVKILSEENASYIVEEAEDGAAGYEKIKNTDYDLVLCDIKMPKMDGVELLEAVKKIKPEIPMVMISGHGDMETAINTMRLGAFDYISKPPDLNRLLNTVRNALDKKQLVVENTILKKKVSKNYEIIGESEAVNHIKLLIEKVAPTEARVLITGPNGTGKELVAHQLHEKSERANFPLVEVNCAAIPSELIESELFGHVKGAFTSAVKDRAGKFEAADKGTIFLDEIGDMSLSAQAKVLRALQENVITRVGADKDIKVDVRVVAATNKDLKKEIAEGRFREDLYHRLAVILIKVPELNERREDIPMLITHFAEKIASEQGTAVKSFSKKAIQLLQEYDWTGNIRELRNVVERLIILGENEISEQDVTLFASK; this is encoded by the coding sequence ATGAGTACAATCTTAATCATAGAAGACGAAGCCGCTATTCGAAGAGTTTTAGTTAAAATTCTTTCGGAAGAAAATGCATCTTATATTGTTGAGGAAGCCGAAGATGGTGCTGCGGGCTATGAAAAGATTAAAAATACCGATTACGATTTGGTTTTATGCGACATCAAAATGCCAAAAATGGATGGTGTTGAATTACTCGAAGCGGTCAAAAAAATAAAACCAGAAATTCCAATGGTGATGATTTCAGGTCATGGCGATATGGAAACGGCAATTAATACGATGCGTTTGGGTGCTTTTGATTACATTTCGAAACCGCCCGATTTGAATCGGTTGTTGAATACGGTTCGAAATGCTTTGGATAAAAAGCAATTGGTAGTTGAAAATACCATTCTGAAGAAAAAAGTCAGCAAGAACTATGAAATAATTGGCGAAAGCGAAGCGGTTAACCATATCAAATTGTTGATTGAAAAGGTAGCACCAACCGAAGCCCGTGTTTTGATTACAGGCCCTAACGGAACTGGAAAAGAACTGGTAGCCCATCAATTGCATGAGAAAAGTGAACGTGCTAATTTCCCTTTAGTAGAAGTTAATTGTGCCGCAATTCCATCCGAATTGATAGAAAGTGAATTGTTTGGTCATGTGAAAGGCGCTTTTACTTCTGCGGTGAAAGACCGTGCAGGTAAGTTTGAAGCAGCAGATAAAGGCACGATTTTCTTAGACGAAATTGGCGATATGAGTCTTTCGGCTCAAGCCAAAGTCCTACGTGCCTTACAAGAAAATGTCATTACGCGTGTCGGCGCCGATAAAGATATCAAAGTCGATGTACGTGTGGTAGCTGCTACTAATAAAGATTTGAAAAAAGAGATTGCCGAAGGGCGTTTTCGCGAAGATTTGTACCATCGATTGGCTGTCATTTTAATCAAAGTGCCAGAATTGAACGAGAGGAGAGAAGACATTCCCATGTTGATTACTCATTTTGCCGAGAAGATTGCCTCTGAACAAGGAACTGCAGTGAAGTCTTTTTCCAAAAAGGCGATTCAGTTGCTGCAAGAATACGATTGGACAGGAAATATAAGAGAATTGCGTAATGTGGTTGAACGTTTAATTATTCTGGGAGAAAATGAAATCTCGGAGCAAGACGTAACACTATTTGCGAGTAAATAA
- a CDS encoding ABC transporter permease — MSIISLIIKREFIAKVRNKSFIVMTFLSPLLFVGIAMFVGYLSSMKADTRQIAIHDESGEFVNEFLAQNKSSEEYNYQDVSSIELPTLKKSVEDKAYEGVLFIPKVKNNDALENEIQFISNESPSISFIEKTQDIIAKKMTLANLEAAHLDTLAIHQAEAKVTINLKKASGEQSLKGLNEIKIAIGGAFGYLIMMFIIIYGNMVMRSVIEEKTNRIIEIIISSVKPFQLMMGKIIGTSLAGILQFFIWAIIGLSLLFSASVFLGANVGATNQIPPEMMQSAQNELATTAQLYVAEILNLPIAAILSCFVIYFIGGYFLYSSFYAAIGAAVDNETDSQQFLLPIIMPLVLGVYIGFFTVVNDPHGTVATIFSMVPLTSPIVMLMRIPFGVPLWQIALSITLLFATFFLVVWFASKIYRVGILMYGKKPTWKELYRWLKY, encoded by the coding sequence ATGAGTATCATTTCATTAATTATTAAAAGAGAATTTATTGCCAAGGTGCGCAATAAATCTTTTATTGTAATGACTTTTTTAAGTCCGTTACTATTTGTAGGTATTGCAATGTTTGTAGGTTATTTGAGTTCCATGAAAGCGGATACACGACAAATTGCGATTCACGATGAATCAGGTGAATTTGTCAATGAATTTCTCGCCCAAAACAAATCGTCTGAAGAATATAACTATCAAGATGTATCGTCGATTGAATTGCCAACACTCAAAAAAAGTGTTGAAGACAAAGCTTACGAAGGCGTTTTGTTCATTCCGAAAGTAAAAAATAATGACGCTTTAGAAAACGAAATTCAATTCATTTCAAACGAAAGTCCTAGTATATCTTTTATCGAAAAAACGCAAGATATTATTGCAAAGAAAATGACATTGGCCAATTTAGAAGCAGCGCATTTGGATACTTTAGCAATTCATCAAGCGGAAGCCAAGGTGACAATTAATTTAAAGAAAGCATCTGGAGAACAAAGTTTGAAAGGCTTAAACGAAATCAAAATTGCTATTGGAGGCGCTTTTGGTTATTTGATTATGATGTTTATCATTATTTATGGGAATATGGTGATGCGTTCGGTGATTGAAGAAAAAACCAACCGAATTATAGAAATTATCATTTCTTCGGTAAAGCCATTTCAATTGATGATGGGAAAAATCATAGGCACTTCTTTAGCAGGAATTCTGCAATTTTTTATTTGGGCTATTATTGGATTGAGTTTGTTGTTTTCGGCATCGGTATTTTTGGGTGCCAATGTTGGCGCTACCAATCAAATTCCGCCCGAAATGATGCAATCAGCACAAAATGAGTTAGCAACAACTGCCCAGCTATATGTAGCTGAAATTTTGAATTTGCCTATTGCTGCGATTTTAAGTTGCTTTGTTATTTATTTTATCGGTGGCTACTTTTTGTATAGTTCTTTTTATGCAGCAATCGGAGCAGCTGTGGATAATGAAACCGATTCACAACAATTCTTATTGCCTATAATTATGCCTCTGGTATTAGGAGTTTACATCGGATTTTTTACCGTAGTAAATGATCCTCACGGTACTGTCGCTACTATTTTTTCTATGGTACCACTCACTTCGCCTATTGTAATGTTAATGCGTATTCCGTTTGGCGTACCTTTGTGGCAAATTGCACTATCAATAACACTATTATTTGCCACTTTCTTTTTAGTAGTTTGGTTTGCTTCTAAAATTTATCGTGTCGGTATTTTGATGTACGGCAAAAAACCGACTTGGAAAGAATTGTATCGATGGCTGAAGTATTAA
- a CDS encoding ABC transporter ATP-binding protein: MSNLLEVNNIVKQYGDYVALNEVSLSVPKGSIYGLLGPNGAGKTSLIRIINQITLPDSGEIILDGEKLQPKHVQYIGYLPEERGLYKSMKVGEQCLYLAQMKGLTKAEAKKQLDYWFDRLGIQGWWNKKIQELSKGMAQKIQFVVCVLHQPKLLIFDEPFSGFDPVNANIIKDEILALKEQGSTIIFSTHRMESVEELCDDIALIHQSNKLIEGKLDEVRKQYRTNSFEVGILTDNVEGLMYDITQKFTLTPAQFKSLNNELKLEVQLGTASPNELLHLLTQRGQVTHFMEKIPSVNDIFIQTVTSK; this comes from the coding sequence ATGAGTAATTTACTTGAAGTTAATAATATAGTGAAGCAATACGGTGATTACGTAGCGCTAAACGAAGTTTCTTTATCGGTTCCTAAAGGTAGTATTTACGGACTTTTAGGGCCAAATGGAGCAGGAAAAACCTCCTTGATTCGCATAATTAACCAAATCACTTTACCCGATAGCGGTGAAATTATTTTGGATGGCGAAAAACTACAACCCAAACACGTCCAATACATCGGTTATCTTCCTGAAGAACGCGGTTTATACAAAAGTATGAAAGTGGGCGAGCAGTGTTTGTATTTGGCACAAATGAAAGGCTTAACCAAGGCCGAAGCCAAAAAACAACTCGATTATTGGTTTGACCGTCTAGGAATTCAAGGTTGGTGGAATAAAAAAATACAAGAGCTTTCTAAAGGAATGGCACAAAAAATTCAATTTGTAGTTTGTGTGTTGCACCAACCTAAATTGTTGATTTTTGATGAACCATTTTCTGGCTTTGATCCTGTGAATGCCAATATTATTAAAGATGAAATTTTAGCCTTGAAAGAACAAGGATCGACCATCATTTTTTCGACACATAGAATGGAAAGTGTGGAAGAATTGTGCGATGATATCGCTTTGATTCACCAATCCAATAAGTTGATTGAAGGTAAATTGGATGAGGTGAGAAAACAATACCGAACCAATAGTTTTGAAGTAGGAATTCTGACTGACAATGTAGAAGGATTGATGTACGATATTACTCAAAAATTCACCTTGACACCAGCTCAATTCAAATCTTTGAATAACGAATTGAAATTAGAAGTGCAACTAGGAACTGCCAGTCCAAATGAGTTGTTGCATTTGCTAACACAACGTGGACAAGTCACTCATTTCATGGAAAAAATTCCAAGTGTCAATGATATTTTTATTCAAACAGTAACCAGTAAATAA